In Marinobacter sp. es.048, the following proteins share a genomic window:
- a CDS encoding ParB N-terminal domain-containing protein: protein MKQENLDLKNVLLDPNNFRFQDLPGFNFAAEHRFHEPAVQARALKRIREEESIIPLKESILKNGYIPIEKIVVRPYEHLDNAYVVVEGNRRVATMKWILEDYHEGGVDIEKSVIDSISNLEMIVIESDGDDELFRASLMGIRHVSGIKHWGGYQRAKLVTEMRDKLDVGAQEVAARIGLSTNEVTRRYRAFKALEQMKESESYAEYASPSLYPIFHEAISTPAIKEWLNWDDGKYQFTDYEALDKFYSLISPEISESGEKPPKIKTYSQVRELKVILGKQDAFNSLLDLSRPFEDAYAIAKKDELTKAWYDEANEAIYALSNIGISELKKIDESGIELLERIKEVAQERLNDIEALRK, encoded by the coding sequence ATGAAGCAAGAAAACCTAGATTTGAAAAATGTCCTGCTTGATCCAAACAATTTTCGATTTCAAGATTTACCAGGATTTAATTTTGCTGCTGAGCATAGATTTCACGAGCCGGCTGTCCAGGCACGAGCACTAAAACGAATCAGAGAAGAAGAATCAATAATTCCATTAAAAGAATCTATTCTAAAAAATGGCTATATACCAATAGAAAAAATAGTGGTTAGACCTTACGAGCATCTTGATAACGCTTATGTTGTCGTGGAAGGAAACAGGCGAGTCGCGACAATGAAGTGGATACTTGAAGATTATCATGAAGGCGGGGTAGATATCGAAAAAAGCGTTATCGATTCTATTTCAAATTTAGAGATGATAGTAATTGAAAGTGATGGGGATGACGAACTATTCAGGGCTTCCTTAATGGGAATCCGGCACGTCTCAGGGATAAAGCACTGGGGTGGATACCAAAGAGCAAAACTAGTTACTGAAATGAGGGACAAGCTTGATGTTGGCGCTCAAGAAGTGGCAGCAAGGATCGGGCTAAGTACCAATGAGGTAACCCGTCGATACAGGGCTTTCAAAGCACTCGAGCAAATGAAAGAAAGCGAGTCATATGCTGAATACGCATCGCCATCTTTATATCCAATCTTCCATGAGGCGATTTCCACGCCCGCAATCAAAGAGTGGCTAAACTGGGACGACGGAAAATATCAGTTCACTGATTATGAAGCATTGGATAAATTTTATTCATTGATTTCGCCAGAAATCAGCGAGTCAGGGGAAAAACCTCCGAAAATTAAAACATACTCACAGGTTAGAGAGCTAAAGGTGATTCTTGGAAAACAGGACGCATTCAACAGCCTTCTTGACCTTTCAAGACCATTTGAAGACGCCTATGCAATCGCTAAAAAGGACGAGTTAACTAAAGCTTGGTACGACGAAGCTAATGAAGCGATTTACGCACTCTCTAACATTGGAATTTCTGAATTGAAAAAGATTGACGAGTCAGGAATAGAACTACTAGAAAGAATAAAAGAAGTCGCCCAAGAAAGATTGAATGATATCGAAGCACTAAGGAAATAA
- a CDS encoding restriction endonuclease gives MARIGPKTITELIETTIELDHPPIKISEIVSQKIRDHFPGTYSEDELLEKSESLTQSVLKSLRERSDQLIEKGEPVRFDFNISSEYLIQGACFIQKGDTAEVIESKNRRLASDKYLGLLSELTPNDFEDLCGKVIGLLGVTKPVVTKRSADEGIDFYGQLSLESMFFPHDLSATIQKQLKIWLVGQAKHYQKVLSSTDAIRELVGSIELGKTKTYASSSDPHENLRIKASDPVFSLFFTTGEISRNAKALMERAGVIWMDGKMLSAFIADRSPIDITKLTKKKEFIDWIQS, from the coding sequence ATGGCGCGGATCGGCCCAAAAACAATAACGGAGTTAATTGAAACGACAATAGAATTAGACCATCCACCCATAAAGATATCCGAAATTGTAAGCCAAAAAATCAGGGATCATTTTCCGGGTACGTACTCGGAAGATGAACTATTGGAAAAATCAGAAAGTCTAACACAGAGTGTATTAAAATCTTTAAGAGAAAGATCGGATCAACTGATCGAGAAAGGTGAACCAGTCAGATTCGACTTCAATATTTCTAGCGAATACTTAATACAAGGGGCATGCTTCATACAGAAAGGGGACACAGCCGAAGTCATAGAAAGTAAGAATAGAAGACTAGCATCTGACAAATATCTCGGCTTACTATCTGAACTAACTCCGAACGACTTCGAGGATTTGTGCGGAAAGGTCATTGGGCTGCTAGGTGTAACGAAACCTGTAGTCACTAAACGATCAGCAGACGAGGGTATCGATTTTTACGGACAACTTTCTCTTGAAAGTATGTTTTTCCCTCATGACCTGAGCGCAACGATACAGAAACAGTTGAAGATATGGCTAGTAGGACAAGCTAAACACTATCAAAAAGTTCTCTCATCAACAGATGCCATAAGAGAATTAGTTGGATCTATTGAGCTTGGAAAAACGAAAACATATGCGTCTTCATCAGATCCTCATGAAAACCTAAGAATAAAAGCTTCTGACCCAGTTTTTAGCCTATTTTTCACAACAGGGGAGATCAGCAGAAACGCAAAGGCCTTGATGGAACGTGCGGGAGTCATTTGGATGGATGGAAAAATGCTTTCTGCATTCATAGCAGACAGAAGCCCAATTGATATTACAAAGCTAACCAAAAAGAAAGAGTTTATTGATTGGATACAATCGTAG
- a CDS encoding NYN domain-containing protein encodes MARVVAYIDGFNLYHAIDDLGSPHLKWLDLWSLCKDLLKDGDTLEAVNYFSAYYTANPKRHRRHERYVAALEAQGVTVHLGIFKRKTVYCQGCKNTSPAWEEKETDVHLAVRMVADAFQDKFDKAILISADSDLLPPVRTIRSCVPGKNIFVVAPPKRMGRARALQAAYEIPKGKVNRNLLPKEITLNGGKKIVRPDRYDPPQA; translated from the coding sequence ATGGCCAGGGTTGTCGCCTATATAGATGGATTTAATCTCTACCATGCCATTGACGATTTGGGCAGTCCGCATCTCAAATGGCTGGATCTTTGGTCTCTCTGCAAAGATCTTCTCAAGGATGGCGACACCCTAGAGGCTGTCAATTATTTCTCGGCGTACTACACGGCCAACCCAAAGCGGCATCGTCGGCACGAGAGGTATGTGGCGGCCTTAGAAGCTCAGGGTGTTACTGTCCATTTGGGAATTTTTAAACGGAAAACCGTTTACTGCCAAGGTTGTAAGAACACTTCACCAGCTTGGGAGGAGAAGGAAACCGATGTTCACCTTGCAGTACGAATGGTGGCGGATGCTTTTCAAGACAAGTTTGATAAGGCCATTCTCATAAGCGCCGATAGTGACTTGCTGCCCCCAGTTAGAACCATCCGATCATGTGTTCCCGGTAAAAACATTTTTGTGGTTGCTCCGCCCAAGCGGATGGGGCGCGCTCGAGCTTTACAAGCTGCGTATGAAATCCCGAAAGGGAAGGTAAATCGTAACCTCCTCCCTAAAGAGATAACTTTAAACGGTGGGAAGAAAATTGTCAGACCTGACCGCTATGATCCCCCTCAGGCATAA
- the istA gene encoding IS21 family transposase, with protein sequence MAAKRIPMRKIRELLRLRLEAGLSIRQISASTKTSVGAIQKLLARADTLEITWPLPEDLDDGRLAAMFYPGSDPTSSARYQVPDWATVHQELKRKGVTKQLLWEEYTAQYPNRCYSYSQYCDRFRHWQKQQKRSMRQIHKAGEKCFIDYCGPTVPIINPQTGEIRTAQVFVAVLGASNYTYAEATWSQGLQDWLLSHVRTFEYFGGVPEMVVPDNLRSGVSKACRYDPDLNPSYQQLAAHYQVAVLPARPYKPKDKSKAEVGVQIVERWILARLRHHTFFTLADLNQCIRSLLEDLNSRPFRRLPGNRQEAFKTLDQPALRALPKHPYEYIEIRRCRVNIDYHIEFSQHHYSVPHQYVGEQVDIHASERLVQIYFRQRQIASHPRSHQYGITTESGHMPTRHQKQQQWSPGRLKNWARDIGPDTLVWVRDRLEEREHPEQAYRVCLGLLNLSKEYPSERLNASCRIANREGLDRLKHIKAILRSNRDKLPEQLPLHTELPQHHENIRGPKSFH encoded by the coding sequence ATGGCAGCAAAGAGAATTCCAATGCGCAAAATCAGAGAATTGCTTCGCCTGAGGCTGGAAGCCGGACTCTCGATCCGGCAGATCAGCGCCAGCACCAAGACCAGTGTCGGAGCCATCCAGAAACTCTTAGCCCGGGCCGATACCCTGGAGATCACCTGGCCATTGCCAGAGGACCTGGACGATGGCCGCCTGGCAGCCATGTTCTATCCCGGCTCCGATCCCACCTCGTCCGCCCGCTATCAGGTACCGGACTGGGCGACCGTCCATCAGGAACTCAAACGCAAAGGCGTGACCAAGCAGTTGCTGTGGGAGGAATACACCGCACAGTATCCCAACCGGTGTTACAGCTACTCTCAATACTGTGACCGCTTCCGGCACTGGCAAAAGCAGCAAAAGCGCTCCATGCGCCAGATCCACAAGGCCGGTGAAAAGTGCTTCATTGATTACTGTGGTCCCACCGTACCGATCATTAATCCGCAAACCGGTGAAATCCGCACGGCTCAGGTGTTTGTTGCCGTTCTGGGTGCCTCCAATTACACCTACGCCGAAGCCACCTGGAGCCAGGGGTTGCAGGACTGGCTGCTGAGTCACGTGCGCACCTTCGAGTACTTCGGCGGTGTTCCGGAAATGGTAGTGCCGGACAATCTGCGCAGCGGTGTCAGCAAAGCCTGTCGGTACGATCCGGACCTGAACCCCAGTTACCAGCAACTGGCGGCGCACTATCAGGTCGCGGTGCTACCAGCACGGCCCTACAAGCCCAAGGATAAATCCAAAGCGGAGGTGGGGGTGCAGATCGTTGAACGCTGGATCCTGGCCCGGTTGCGCCACCACACCTTCTTCACCCTGGCCGACCTGAATCAGTGCATCCGGTCCCTGCTGGAAGACCTGAACAGCCGGCCGTTCCGGCGGCTGCCGGGCAACCGGCAGGAGGCCTTCAAGACGCTCGACCAGCCAGCCCTGAGGGCACTACCCAAGCACCCCTATGAGTACATCGAGATCCGGCGTTGCCGGGTCAACATCGATTACCACATTGAGTTTAGTCAGCATCACTACTCGGTGCCGCACCAGTACGTTGGAGAGCAAGTGGACATCCACGCCAGTGAGCGACTGGTACAGATCTACTTCCGGCAGCGACAGATCGCCAGCCACCCACGCAGCCATCAGTACGGCATCACTACCGAATCAGGACACATGCCCACCCGCCATCAAAAACAACAACAGTGGTCGCCCGGACGGCTTAAGAACTGGGCCCGGGACATCGGGCCAGACACCCTCGTCTGGGTCCGTGATCGGCTGGAGGAGCGGGAGCATCCGGAACAGGCTTACCGGGTCTGTCTCGGGTTGCTCAACCTGAGCAAGGAGTACCCCAGTGAGCGCCTGAATGCCAGTTGCCGTATTGCCAACCGCGAAGGCCTGGACCGACTGAAACACATCAAGGCCATTCTCCGGAGCAACCGCGACAAGCTGCCAGAACAACTGCCCTTGCACACAGAACTGCCCCAGCACCACGAGAACATCCGTGGCCCGAAGAGCTTCCACTAG
- the istB gene encoding IS21-like element helper ATPase IstB: MSTIQTLTRLRDLKLGGMAAALEHQQNQPGTYDELSFTERLELLLEREFQTREHRKQDRLVRQARFKLRASVQDIDYQHPRNLKKAQVAQLVQTDWLERGQNLLITGPCGSGKTYLGCAVGHQACLNGFSARYYRISRLLLELTQAKADGTYQKNLSQLAKVKLLILDDWGLEALKPAHRNDLMEIMDDRHGTHSTMIISQLPTDQWYAAIGDNTLADAILDRLMHNAHRWTLKGESMRKRLQEID, translated from the coding sequence ATGAGCACCATCCAGACCCTGACGCGACTGAGAGACCTGAAGCTGGGCGGCATGGCCGCCGCCCTTGAACATCAACAAAACCAGCCGGGCACCTATGACGAGCTGTCGTTCACCGAACGCCTGGAATTATTACTCGAAAGAGAGTTCCAGACCCGGGAACACCGGAAACAGGATCGCCTGGTTCGCCAGGCCCGCTTCAAACTCCGGGCCTCGGTCCAGGACATCGACTACCAGCACCCGCGCAACCTCAAGAAAGCGCAGGTGGCCCAGTTGGTTCAGACAGACTGGCTGGAACGTGGCCAGAACCTGCTGATCACCGGCCCCTGTGGCAGTGGCAAAACTTACCTGGGCTGTGCAGTGGGGCACCAAGCCTGTCTGAACGGCTTCAGTGCCCGGTATTACCGGATCTCCCGATTACTGCTGGAACTGACCCAGGCCAAGGCCGATGGCACCTACCAGAAAAACCTCAGCCAACTAGCCAAAGTAAAGCTGCTGATCCTGGACGACTGGGGGCTGGAAGCTCTGAAACCTGCACACCGGAACGACCTGATGGAGATCATGGATGACCGTCACGGCACTCACTCGACCATGATCATCAGCCAGCTACCCACCGATCAGTGGTACGCCGCCATCGGCGATAACACTCTGGCGGACGCCATTCTGGATCGGCTGATGCACAACGCTCACCGCTGGACTCTGAAAGGGGAATCGATGAGAAAGCGACTTCAGGAAATTGACTGA